In a genomic window of candidate division Zixibacteria bacterium HGW-Zixibacteria-1:
- a CDS encoding metal-dependent transcriptional regulator: protein MLEYSNIIRAMKLTTREEDYLETIFRLTEETGEVGVSDVARERGVTLPTVISAVTRLKRSGMISKQHYGKIHLNPAGKKKASEIYKRHRAIKTFLIDILEVPQKLAEQEACRMEHAMQSDTIMRLVDFMEVIQSCPMRNKTLQEKCLAIIDSERRK, encoded by the coding sequence ATGTTAGAGTATTCTAATATTATTAGAGCTATGAAACTAACGACGCGGGAAGAAGATTATCTTGAGACCATTTTCCGGCTGACCGAGGAAACCGGGGAAGTCGGCGTCTCCGATGTGGCCAGGGAGCGGGGCGTGACCTTGCCGACCGTCATTTCGGCCGTGACCCGGCTCAAACGGAGCGGGATGATCAGCAAGCAGCATTACGGCAAGATTCATCTCAACCCGGCCGGCAAAAAGAAGGCCTCGGAGATATACAAGAGGCATCGGGCCATCAAGACCTTTTTGATCGATATCCTCGAGGTTCCGCAAAAGCTGGCCGAGCAGGAAGCCTGCCGCATGGAACATGCCATGCAGTCCGACACGATTATGAGGCTGGTGGATTTTATGGAAGTGATTCAGAGCTGCCCGATGCGGAACAAGACTCTTCAGGAAAAATGTCTGGCGATAATAGACAGCGAACGCAGGAAATGA
- a CDS encoding ferrous iron transport protein A has protein sequence MSLNDLKPGQSGEVVRITGGGAIRRRLLDLGIRAGETIKMVKAAPLRDPLEISLGNGHISIRRAEAALIEIKVMS, from the coding sequence ATGAGTCTGAATGATTTGAAACCGGGACAGAGCGGCGAAGTGGTCCGCATTACAGGCGGCGGCGCTATCAGAAGACGGTTGCTTGATCTGGGCATCCGCGCCGGGGAAACGATAAAAATGGTCAAGGCGGCGCCGCTCAGGGATCCCCTCGAAATCTCGCTGGGCAACGGGCATATCAGTATCCGCCGGGCGGAAGCCGCCCTGATCGAAATAAAGGTAATGTCATAG
- the feoB gene encoding ferrous iron transport protein B, translated as MKIALVGNPNSGKTSIFNCLTGARQKVANFPGVTVEKRVGHRRYLDYDIMFVDLPGTYSLTAYSLDEKVARDYIINENPDLIINVIDSGNLKRSLYLTMQLIEMGVDIILDMNMWDEVLEGGIEIDIEKLSKLLGAPVVKTIGSRAQGIDNLLETAVAMVENGHDNHDKHDEKHHKKHRNDNHKSHRKQHRRRMHHRHPPVSYGPRLDDVVTTLSNEVEHCCHGCRGCGNPRWLAIKLLEGDPEIRERCIPSDKERPTLVTQLQHSVDHIKATTNEDPEIIITEGRYGYVAGIVREVMKQPLKDRMLLSEHIDNLLTHRYLGYPIFLVIMWLIFQATFKIGQYPMEWIDRGVVMLQGLMAGIIPAGAFSNLVIEGIIGGVGSVMVFLPNIVILFLGISVLEDSGYMARAAFLMDRLMHFLGLHGKSFIPMLMGFGCGVPAIMSTRTLESPRDRILTILIIPLMSCSARLPVYVLFTGAFFGAAAGNVIFSIYLVGILIAVLAARLMRKTILKGDSIPFVMELPPYRYPTVKSVGIHMWERTKVYLRKMGGVILIASIILWTLGNFPRKSEYATDYDSQIERYSFIESDYSTQKISELEAARATEDLQYSFIGRIGGIVEPLVTPLGFNWQMGVSLITGFVAKEVVVSSLGVLYHIGDEPGDESESLISVLRNPDNGITKLAAYAFMIFVLLYTPCVATIAAIRRETGWKWMWFSIVFQSALAWITAFMIYQGGRLLGFL; from the coding sequence ATAAAGATCGCCCTTGTCGGAAATCCCAATTCCGGGAAAACCTCCATTTTCAACTGTCTCACCGGAGCGCGGCAAAAAGTTGCCAATTTCCCCGGTGTTACGGTCGAGAAGAGAGTCGGGCACCGCCGGTATCTCGACTATGATATCATGTTTGTCGATCTGCCCGGAACGTACAGCCTGACAGCCTACTCGCTGGATGAAAAAGTCGCCCGCGATTACATCATCAACGAAAATCCCGATCTTATCATTAATGTTATCGACAGCGGCAACCTTAAGCGTTCGCTTTACCTGACCATGCAGCTTATCGAGATGGGTGTCGATATCATTCTCGATATGAACATGTGGGATGAAGTGCTCGAGGGCGGCATCGAAATCGATATCGAAAAACTTTCCAAACTTCTGGGTGCACCGGTGGTCAAGACCATCGGCAGCCGGGCCCAGGGAATCGACAATCTCCTCGAGACCGCCGTCGCCATGGTCGAGAACGGTCATGATAATCACGATAAGCATGATGAAAAGCATCACAAGAAACACCGTAACGATAATCATAAATCACACCGTAAGCAGCATCGGCGGCGCATGCATCATCGCCACCCGCCGGTTTCCTATGGGCCCAGGCTCGATGATGTAGTCACGACCCTTTCCAATGAGGTGGAACACTGCTGCCACGGCTGCCGCGGGTGCGGCAACCCGCGCTGGCTGGCCATCAAATTGCTCGAAGGTGACCCGGAAATAAGGGAACGATGTATCCCGTCCGATAAAGAGCGCCCGACTCTGGTCACACAGCTTCAGCATTCGGTCGATCATATCAAGGCGACCACTAACGAGGATCCGGAGATCATTATCACGGAAGGGCGTTACGGTTATGTGGCGGGGATTGTCCGTGAAGTGATGAAACAGCCGCTGAAGGACCGGATGCTTCTTTCGGAGCATATCGACAATCTCCTGACCCATCGGTATTTAGGCTACCCGATTTTTCTGGTTATCATGTGGCTGATTTTCCAGGCGACATTCAAGATCGGGCAATATCCGATGGAATGGATCGACCGCGGCGTCGTCATGCTTCAAGGGCTGATGGCCGGCATCATCCCGGCGGGGGCCTTTTCGAATCTCGTCATCGAAGGAATAATCGGCGGCGTCGGGTCGGTTATGGTCTTTCTGCCGAATATCGTTATTCTGTTTCTCGGCATATCGGTCCTCGAGGATTCCGGCTACATGGCGCGCGCCGCATTCCTGATGGATCGGCTGATGCATTTCCTGGGTCTGCACGGCAAATCATTTATCCCGATGCTGATGGGTTTCGGCTGCGGAGTGCCGGCGATCATGTCTACGAGGACGCTCGAATCACCGCGCGACCGGATTCTGACCATATTGATTATACCGCTGATGTCATGCAGCGCCCGCCTTCCGGTTTACGTCCTCTTCACCGGCGCCTTTTTCGGGGCGGCGGCCGGGAATGTCATCTTCTCGATTTACCTGGTCGGTATCCTGATTGCGGTGCTGGCCGCGCGCCTGATGCGCAAGACTATCCTCAAGGGCGACAGTATCCCGTTCGTCATGGAACTGCCGCCGTATCGCTACCCTACCGTCAAATCGGTCGGGATACATATGTGGGAGCGAACCAAGGTTTATCTCAGGAAAATGGGCGGTGTCATCCTGATCGCTTCGATTATTCTCTGGACATTGGGGAATTTTCCGCGCAAGAGCGAATATGCCACCGATTATGATTCTCAGATCGAGCGGTATTCGTTTATCGAATCCGATTATTCCACTCAAAAAATATCCGAACTGGAAGCGGCCCGGGCCACCGAGGATCTTCAGTATTCATTTATAGGGCGGATCGGCGGGATTGTCGAACCGCTCGTGACGCCGCTCGGTTTCAACTGGCAGATGGGTGTTTCCCTTATCACCGGTTTTGTCGCCAAGGAAGTGGTCGTGTCATCGCTGGGCGTGCTATATCATATCGGTGATGAACCCGGTGATGAATCCGAAAGCCTGATCTCGGTTCTGCGCAATCCTGACAACGGCATCACCAAACTGGCGGCGTACGCCTTCATGATTTTCGTCTTGCTGTACACCCCATGTGTGGCGACGATTGCCGCTATCCGGCGCGAGACCGGGTGGAAGTGGATGTGGTTTTCAATCGTCTTTCAGTCAGCGCTTGCCTGGATCACCGCCTTTATGATTTATCAGGGCGGCCGGTTGCTCGGGTTTTTATGA
- a CDS encoding 6-O-methylguanine DNA methyltransferase has product MKKQNYSQQAEDYRRIENAIKYIEVNFKSQPTLDEIAAAVCLSKYHFERLFKRWAGISPMQFMQFLTLDYAKQKLAEAGNLLDTSFDAGLSGPGRLHDLFVTFEAMTPGEFKKLGAGIEIEYGFHPTPFGECLLAATDRGICFLGFVDSGGQSKAMRLFKKKWPNAELIENRKQTESYITRIFAPEHASKPEPFHVLIKGTNFQVNVWRALLTIPRGNVVSYQDVAAYLGRPSAYRAVANAVAGNPVAYLIPCHRVIAKSGKIHHYLWGTARKKALFVHEAAMTASDSL; this is encoded by the coding sequence ATGAAAAAGCAAAATTATTCACAGCAGGCCGAAGATTACCGGCGGATCGAGAACGCGATCAAATATATCGAGGTCAATTTCAAGTCGCAACCGACCCTCGATGAAATCGCCGCCGCTGTCTGTCTGAGCAAATATCATTTCGAGCGGTTGTTCAAGCGCTGGGCCGGTATCAGCCCGATGCAGTTCATGCAGTTCCTGACGCTCGATTATGCCAAGCAGAAACTGGCCGAGGCCGGTAATCTGCTGGATACTTCATTTGATGCCGGACTGTCCGGGCCGGGGCGGCTGCATGATTTGTTTGTCACTTTCGAGGCCATGACGCCGGGCGAATTCAAGAAACTGGGGGCGGGCATTGAGATCGAATACGGGTTTCATCCGACGCCATTCGGCGAATGTCTCCTGGCGGCCACCGACCGGGGTATCTGTTTTCTTGGGTTTGTCGATAGCGGCGGTCAATCGAAAGCGATGCGGCTATTTAAGAAAAAATGGCCTAATGCGGAGCTGATCGAAAACAGAAAGCAGACAGAGTCATACATAACCCGCATATTCGCACCGGAGCATGCCTCAAAACCAGAACCGTTTCATGTTCTGATCAAAGGGACCAATTTCCAGGTGAATGTCTGGCGGGCCCTGCTGACTATCCCGCGCGGGAATGTCGTCAGTTATCAGGATGTCGCCGCCTATTTGGGCCGACCAAGCGCTTATCGGGCGGTGGCCAATGCCGTCGCCGGCAATCCGGTGGCCTATTTGATTCCGTGCCATCGGGTCATTGCCAAATCCGGGAAGATTCATCATTACCTCTGGGGCACGGCGCGGAAAAAGGCGTTATTCGTGCATGAAGCAGCCATGACCGCTTCAGACAGTTTGTAA
- a CDS encoding asparagine synthetase B, whose product MKTFFRLSIFIIVLSAFAGNISAQVTLIPMDETQADHLKAYGIAFKALEMGKSVEWLLNYRAGSFVFDSDDELSSLCLIRGVTTKEINSSQLADIYRTIDVENMERVILEKVPSIAVYSPKNLEPWDDAVTLALTYAEIKYDMIWDEEVLTGALDDYDWIHLHHEDFTGQYGKFYASFHNELWYRQEVEANETLARRMGFHKVSDMKEEVSKTIKDYVRRGGFLFAMCSACETIDIALAAEGVDICPPQFDGDPVDPGATERLDYSKCLAFENFTPSYDPLLYRHSDIDTYPDRLVRFPGQEADFFYLFEFSAKLDPVPTMLVQDHVGMVNGFMGQNTGFRKSLLKKYVTILGMPEGYDEVRYIHGNYGRGTFTFLSGHDPEDYQHMVNDPPTDLSLHKNSPGYRLILNNVLFPAAKKKERKT is encoded by the coding sequence ATGAAAACATTTTTCAGACTTTCGATATTTATCATCGTGCTGTCTGCCTTTGCAGGAAACATTTCCGCCCAGGTGACTCTGATTCCGATGGATGAAACCCAGGCCGACCATCTGAAGGCCTATGGCATTGCCTTCAAGGCTCTTGAAATGGGTAAATCGGTCGAATGGCTGCTTAACTACCGGGCGGGATCTTTTGTTTTTGATTCCGATGACGAACTCAGTTCACTTTGCCTGATCCGCGGCGTCACCACCAAAGAAATCAACTCGTCGCAACTGGCCGATATCTACCGCACCATCGATGTCGAAAATATGGAGCGCGTGATTTTGGAAAAGGTTCCGTCCATCGCGGTCTATTCTCCAAAAAATCTCGAACCCTGGGATGATGCCGTCACTCTCGCTCTGACCTATGCCGAAATTAAATATGACATGATCTGGGATGAGGAGGTTCTGACCGGCGCTCTTGATGATTACGACTGGATTCACCTGCATCATGAAGATTTTACCGGGCAGTATGGCAAATTCTATGCCTCGTTTCATAATGAGCTGTGGTACCGTCAGGAAGTCGAAGCCAACGAAACCCTGGCGCGCCGCATGGGCTTTCATAAAGTCTCGGATATGAAAGAAGAAGTTTCCAAGACGATAAAGGACTACGTCCGGCGGGGCGGGTTCCTGTTTGCCATGTGTTCCGCCTGTGAAACCATCGATATCGCTTTGGCGGCCGAAGGGGTCGATATCTGCCCGCCGCAATTCGATGGTGATCCGGTCGATCCGGGCGCAACCGAGAGGCTGGATTATTCGAAATGCCTCGCCTTCGAAAATTTCACCCCCAGTTATGACCCGCTGCTGTATCGGCACAGCGATATCGATACCTATCCTGACCGCCTGGTGCGGTTCCCCGGCCAGGAGGCCGATTTCTTTTACTTGTTCGAATTCTCGGCCAAACTCGACCCGGTCCCGACCATGCTGGTGCAGGATCATGTCGGGATGGTCAACGGCTTTATGGGCCAGAACACCGGTTTCAGAAAATCATTGTTGAAGAAATATGTGACCATTCTGGGGATGCCCGAGGGCTACGATGAGGTCCGCTATATTCACGGTAACTATGGCCGCGGGACTTTCACCTTTTTATCCGGCCATGACCCGGAGGACTACCAGCACATGGTCAACGACCCGCCGACCGATTTATCGCTTCACAAGAATTCCCCCGGCTACCGCCTGATTCTGAACAATGTCCTCTTCCCCGCCGCCAAGAAAAAAGAACGGAAGACGTAG
- a CDS encoding AAA family ATPase yields the protein MELFEDNENKGLSQKEFDRTKPLADRMRSRSFDEFFGQEKLVRKNSPFRRAIEQDRLGSVIFWGPPGTGKTTLAQLIAIATSGQFIPFSAVTSSIKEIKAVISKAGNFKKLTGRKTYVFIDEIHRFNKAQQDAFLPYVEKGDIILIGATTENPSFEVISALLSRVKVYVLERLTDSDLEKIVIRALNESERGVAEMNLTVEDKALQFMVSAADGDARRALNLLEAAASDAGQDGQITLEKIVEIHQKGTFIYDRAGEEHYNLISALHKSVRNGDPDASLYWLARMLQSGEDRLFIARRLIRMAIEDIGLADPAALNVALAARDTYHFLGTPEGELALAQTVIYLACAPKSNSAYMAYGKAMKDVEEKGSLPVPHHIRNAPTSLMKSLGYGKDYKYAHDYEDALTDLECFPEELAGTVYYEPQQRGRESKIAEYLEKYREYRQRMKNREKK from the coding sequence ATGGAATTATTCGAAGACAATGAAAATAAGGGCCTGAGCCAGAAAGAATTCGACCGCACCAAACCGCTGGCCGACCGGATGCGTTCGCGGAGCTTTGATGAGTTTTTCGGACAGGAGAAGCTGGTCCGCAAAAACAGCCCCTTCCGGCGCGCCATCGAACAGGACCGGCTGGGATCGGTCATTTTCTGGGGCCCGCCCGGAACCGGCAAAACCACGCTGGCGCAATTGATTGCCATCGCCACCAGCGGACAATTTATTCCTTTCTCAGCGGTCACGTCCAGCATCAAGGAAATAAAGGCGGTCATTTCGAAAGCGGGTAATTTCAAGAAATTAACCGGCCGCAAGACTTATGTTTTCATCGATGAAATCCATCGTTTCAACAAGGCCCAGCAGGATGCCTTTTTGCCTTATGTCGAAAAAGGGGACATTATCCTGATCGGCGCCACCACCGAGAACCCGTCATTTGAAGTTATCTCGGCGCTGTTGTCGCGGGTCAAAGTCTATGTTCTGGAACGCCTCACCGATTCCGACCTGGAAAAAATAGTAATTCGCGCCCTGAATGAGAGCGAGCGCGGTGTGGCCGAGATGAATCTCACGGTCGAGGATAAAGCGCTGCAATTTATGGTCTCGGCAGCCGACGGCGACGCCCGCCGGGCGCTGAATCTTCTCGAGGCCGCCGCTTCCGATGCCGGTCAGGACGGCCAGATCACCCTTGAAAAAATAGTCGAGATACACCAGAAAGGAACGTTCATATATGACCGGGCCGGCGAAGAACATTACAACCTGATTTCCGCGCTTCACAAATCGGTCCGTAACGGCGACCCTGATGCTTCGCTCTACTGGCTGGCGCGGATGCTTCAGTCGGGCGAGGACCGCCTGTTTATCGCCCGAAGGCTGATCCGGATGGCTATCGAAGATATCGGGCTGGCCGATCCCGCCGCCCTCAATGTCGCTTTGGCGGCGCGGGATACTTATCATTTCCTTGGGACGCCGGAAGGTGAACTGGCCCTGGCCCAGACTGTAATTTACCTGGCCTGCGCCCCCAAATCCAACTCCGCCTATATGGCTTATGGGAAAGCGATGAAAGATGTCGAGGAAAAGGGTTCGCTTCCGGTGCCGCACCATATCCGAAACGCCCCCACTTCATTGATGAAAAGCCTCGGTTATGGCAAGGATTACAAATATGCCCATGACTACGAAGACGCCCTGACCGACTTGGAATGTTTCCCCGAGGAATTGGCCGGAACCGTTTATTACGAGCCTCAGCAGCGGGGTCGGGAAAGTAAAATAGCCGAATACCTCGAAAAATACCGCGAATACCGGCAGCGAATGAAAAACCGGGAAAAGAAGTGA